In Macadamia integrifolia cultivar HAES 741 chromosome 1, SCU_Mint_v3, whole genome shotgun sequence, a single window of DNA contains:
- the LOC122076121 gene encoding desiccation-related protein PCC13-62-like, translated as MTMASMFCNYLQLSVLLIILANLLFCCYGTSDHSKGHPICGPYHPSHAIPIYSEDVDLMQFPLNIEFLEAESFLWGAMGYGLDKIAPELALGGPSPIGARKANLDNLTRAIITEFAFQEVGHLRAIESTVGGIPRPLLDLSAHNFAKLFDEAFGYRLIPPFDPYSNSLNFMLAAYVYPYVGLTGYVGTNPFIKGYKTKALLVGLLGVESGQDAVIRTYLYERAKEVVEPYKVTVEEFTDKISKLRNRLGMCGIKDEGVIVPPELGAENRTCSNVLSANYDSLSYARTPNEILRIVYGTGNEHIPGGFYPKGGNGKIARELLEHHS; from the exons ATGACAATGGCTTCTATGTTCTGCAACTACCTGCAGCTGTCAGTGCTGTTAATTATCTTAGCCAACTTGCTCTTCTGTTGCTATGGTACCTCTGATCACTCCAAGGGGCACCCAATATGTGGACCATATCATCCTTCCCATGCGATTCCGATTTACTCAGAAGATGTGGACCTGATGCAATTCCCCCTCAATATTGAGTTCCTCGAAGCAGAGTCTTTCTTGTGGGGAGCAATGGGATACGGCCTTGATAAGATCGCCCCGGAGCTGGCCTTGGGCGGCCCATCTCCCATCGGTGCCAGGAAAGCCAACCTTGATAATCTCACTAGGGCCATTATTACAGAGTTTGCCTTCCAAGAAGTCGGCCACCTCAG GGCAATTGAATCTACAGTTGGTGGGATCCCGAGGCCATTGTTGGATCTGAGTGCCCATAACTTTGCCAAGCTATTCGATGAGGCATTCGGATACCGATTGATCCCTCCCTTCGATCCATACAGTAACAGCCTCAATTTCATGTTAGCTGCTTATGTATATCCTTATGTGGGACTTACCGGTTACGTTGGAACCAATCCATTCATCAAAGGATACAAAACAAAGGCA CTGTTGGTGGGTCTTCTAGGAGTGGAATCAGGTCAAGATGCAGTGATAAGAACTTATTTATATGAGAGGGCCAAGGAAGTGGTGGAACCCTATAAGGTGACAGTGGAGGAGTTCACAGACAAGATCTCGAAGCTGAGGAACAGACTAGGTATGTGTGGAATCAAGGATGAAGGCGTCATTGTTCCACCTGAGTTGGGTGCTGAGAATCGTACTTGCAGTAATGTCTTGTCTGCAaactatgactctctctcttaCGCAAGAACTCCCAATGAGATCTTGAGGATCGTCTATGGCACCGGCAATGAGCACATTCCCGGAGGCTTTTACCCTAAAGGTGGCAATGGAAAGATTGCAAGGGAACTTCTTGAACACCATTCTTAG